From the Nematostella vectensis chromosome 7, jaNemVect1.1, whole genome shotgun sequence genome, the window TTTAGATCTATTGCCTCTAatatttcaagtttgctgagGTAATACTAAGGGGgtgttttcaaaacaatagTTGATGGCTGTTACACACAATCTTTGTACCTGATTGGCTCCAAACACATCTCCCTTGGCAACAGAGTACAGCAGGGAATACGCGATTTGACCAGCAGCCCCTGTGATACATACTCTCAGTGGTTCAGCCtgaaatagattttttttcatagaaATTTTTATGCATGTATATTATTGTTCCTGGGCCAACTGTAATTGGCCTTTAACCCTTGCAGTACCCCTGCCACTTCtagtttttttatgtatttaatTCATGTTTTGTGGCAAAGCTGGCAATGTAGGTGATGTGAAACAAATAGAAACTGCCATAAATAGGAGCTAAAACTAAGTTGCACTGAATTTCAAATTGCATGTGAAAAATGTTTATGGTGTGAAAATAAACATCAGACTCAACATTAGATTCGATGTTCATAAAGGGTGTAAAAGATATTTATTTTCGTTTGAAAATAAGTTACTTAATTCAGATTTCCATTGCATGCAATCTTGCAAACATTATAAGGACAGATGCGTCACCGGTTTAGTTGTTTGGCCATAATAAAACATGTATGGTACGAATCACGATCATCTAGTGATTATGGAACAAAACAGGTGAGGAAGCTTCAGTTCGACTTTTTGGTAGAATTTCGAGTGTCAGTcacgaaataaaaaaaaattaaaataacacTTGTATGGAATagcaaaaaggttttttttaatataaactgataaaaagaaataaaagttaaagCGAGGATTAATTTCTGCAGATAAATTTTCAATCGAACTAGACGAACATTGTTCAAAGGCGTTCGCTTTACGTCAAACGAGATTTACATGAAAGGATTTCACACGTGTGAAAGTCAAAGAAAATGGCCAAATTACACTATTTCTACTCAAACAACAGTGCTAGTGTGAACAGATGTCTTGCATTGTGCATAAAGGGGGCTGCAACTCACCATTTTCCAGTTATAAAGCGAGAAAAAGCGAGCGGATAGATGCGAAACTGAACTCAACCAAACCCTCGAAACAGTGACGTGCCACGAGACACGACcagccacagggagcccgacTATTTAGTACCAGGCCTCACTAAACTGCTAAACGAAGACGGCACAGCCAGACCAAGTGAACCCGTTGAACCCGAAAAGTGTTGCACTGTATAATAAGTAGTGGAGCGCGTGCACGAAAAACATgcatattaatttttatttttaacatacacaaaaaaaaaaacctgactTCCATCAGCCCCCTCTATCACCACATATGGGGTATGTGCATCCCTTTCTATCACCACACAAGGGCTATGTGCATCCCACTCTATCACCACACAGggggtatgtgcatccccctctatcaccacatatggggtatgtgcatccccctctatcaccacacaaggggtatgtgcatccccctctatcaccacacaaggggtatgtgcatccccctctatcaccacacaaggggtatgtgcatccccctctatcaccacacaaggggtatgtgcatccccctctaTCACCATACAGGGGGTTTGTGCATCCACCTCTATCACCACACAGggggtatgtgcatccccctctatcaccacacagggggtatgtccatccccctctatcaccacacagggggtatgtgcatccccctctatcaccacacaaggggtatgtgcatccccctctatcaccacacaaggggtatgtgcatccccctctatcaccacacaaggggtatgtgcatccccctctaTCACCATATAGGGGGTATGTGCATCCACCTCTATCACCACACAAGGGGTAAGTGCATCCCCCTCTATCACCACACAAggggtatgtgcatccccctctatcaccacacagggggtatgtgcatccccctctatcaccacacagggggtatgtgcatccacctctatcaccacacagggggtatgtgcatccacctctatcaccacacagggggtatgtgcatccccctctatcaccacacagggggtatgtgcatccccctctatcaccacacagggggtatgtgcatccccctctatcaccacacagggggtatgtgcatccccctctatcaccacacagggggtatgtgcatccctctctatcaccacacagggggtatgtgcatccccctctaACACCACACCGggggtatgtgcatcccccCCGAACACCACACAGggggtatgtgcatccccctctatcaccacacagggggtatgtgcatacccctctatcaccacaaagggggtatgtgcatccccctctatcaccacaaagggggtatgtgcatccccctctatcaccacacaaggggtatgtgcatccccctctaACACCACACAGGGGTtatgtgcatccccctctatcaccacacagggggtatgtgcatccccctctatcatcacacagggggtatgtgcatctccctctatcaccacacaaggggtatgtgcatccccctctatcaccacacagggggtatgtgcatccccctctatcaccacacagggggtatgtgcatccccctctatcaccacacagggggtatgtgcatcccccCCTAACACCACACAGggggtatgtgcatccccctctatcaccacacaaggggtatgtgcatcccccCCTAACACCACACAGggggtatgtgcatccccctctatcaccacacagggggtatgtgcatccccctctatcaccacacagggggtatgtgcatccccctctatcaccacacaggggttatgtgcatccccctctaACATAACACAGggggtatgtgcatcccccCTAACACCACACAGggggtatgtgcatccccctctaTCACCACACAGGGGGTATGTGCATACCCCTCTATCACGACACAGggggtatgtgcatccccctctatcaccacacagggggtatgtgcatacccctctatcaccacaaagggggtatgtgcatccccctctatcaccacaaagggggtatgtgcatccccctctatcaccacacaaggggtatgtgcatccccctctaACACCACACAGGGGTtatgtgcatccccctctatcaccacacagggggtatgtgcatccccctctaACACCACACAGGGGTtatgtgcatccccctctatcaccacacaaggggtatgtgcatccccctctatcaccacacagggggtatgtgcatccccctctatcaccacacagggggtatgtgcatccccctctatcaccacacagggggtatgtgcatccccctctaACACCACACAGGGGTtatgtgcatccccctctatcaccacacagggggtatgtgcatccccctctatcaccacacagggggtatgtgcatccccctctatcaccacacagggggtatgtgcatccccctctatcaccacacagggggtatgtgcatccctctctatcaccacacagggggtatgtgcatccccctctaACACCACACCGggggtatgtgcatcccccCCTAACACCACACAGggggtatgtgcatccccctctatcaccacacagggggtatgtgcatacccctctatcaccacaaagggggtatgtgcatccccctctatcaccacaaagggggtatgtgcatccccctctatcaccacacaaggggtatgtgcatccccctctaACACCACACAGGGGTtatgtgcatccccctctatcaccacacagggggtatgtgcatccccctctatcatcacacagggggtatgtgcatctccctctatcaccacacaaagggtatgtgcatccccctctatcaccacacagggggtatgtgcatccccctctatcaccacacagggggtatgtgcatccccctctatcaccacacagggggtatgtgcatcccccCCTAACACCACACAGggggtatgtgcatccccctctatcaccacacaaggggtatgtgcatcccccCCTAACACCACACAGggggtatgtgcatccccctctatcaccacacagggggtatgtgcatccccctctatcaccacacagggagtatgtgcatccccctctatcaccacacaggggttatgtgcatccccctctaACATAACACAGggggtatgtgcatcccccCTAACACCACACAGggggtatgtgcatccccctctatcaccacacagggggtatgtgcatccccctctatcaccacacagggggtatgtgcatccccctctatcaccacacagggggtatgtgcatacccctctatcaccacaaagggggtatgtgcatccccctctatcaccacaaagggggtatgtgcatccccctctatcaccacacagggggtatgtgcatccccctctaACACCACACAGGGGTtatgtgcatccccctctatcaccacacagggggtatgtgcatccccctctaACACCACACAGGGGTtatgtgcatccccctctatcaccacacaaggggtatgtgcatccccctctatcaccacacagggggtatgtgcatccccctctatcaccacacagggggtatgtgcatccccctctatcaccacacagggggtatgtgcatccccctctaACACCACACAGGGGTtatgtgcatccccctctatcaccacacagggggtatgtgcatccccctctatcaccacacagggggtatgtgcatccccctctatcaccacacagggggtatgtgcatccccctctatcaccacacagggggtatgtgcatccccctctatcaccacacagggggtatgtgcatccccctctaACACCACACAGGGGTtatgtgcatccccctctatcaccacacagggggtatgtgcatccccctctatcatcacacagggggtatgtgcatccccctctatcaccacacaaggggtatgtgcatccccctctatcaccacacagggggtatgtgcatccccctctatcaccacacaaggggtatgtgcatccccctctaTCACCACACAGGGGGTATGTGCATACCCCTCTATCACCATAAAggggtatgtgcatccccctctatcaccacacagggggtatgtgcatccccctctaTCACCACACAAGGGGTATGTGCATCGCCCTCTATCACCACACAGGGGTtatgtgcatccccctctatcaccacacagggggtatgtgcatccccctctatcaccacacagggggtatgtgcatccccctctatcaccacacagggggtatgtgcatccccctctatcaccacacaggggttatgtgcatccccctctaACATAACACAGggggtatgtgcatcccccCCTAACACCACACAGGGGGTATGTGCATCCCTCTCTATCACCACACAGggggtatgtgcatccccctctgtcaccacacagggggtatgtgcatcccactctatcaccacacaaggggtatgtgcatcccactctatcaccacacagggggtatgtgcatccccctctatcaccacacaaggggtatgtgcatccccTCTTTCCTCACACAGGGGGAGTGTGATCCCCCTATACCTTTTTGTAGGGAGTGTGTGCATCTTTCTACCatcaaaaaagcaattttattttattggtgGATGAATCTGAAAAAACAATACTGCaagccatttaaaaaaaaaaaatagggcACCACAAATGCACCCCAAAAAAATTTGCACctctgtagaaaaaaaaatcatgcccaataaaaaaatccttgcttACATGAAATCATCCACGCCAGTCAGTCCCTTATACAATATGAAGAAGGTAATACAactttgaataaataaaataatgcttgtttatttgtttattaaccTTTATATTGGATTTATAGTCTTTCCCTATAAGAGGAGCTTTGCAACATGCCACACGATTTATCAATTTGTTCAACATCTGGGATTCGCCCATCATTCAGATTTCTCTTTattaaaaattcctttctttctCAGCATCTCTACCCTACGCTGCTCTTCAATCCTTGGATCTGGGGGTGACACATAATCCTGCCACGTTTTCTGTAAATAGAAGTTCAAAAGATCCCTAATTCATCACAATATAAAAAGCTTTGTGTTGTTATGTTGTATTTTTGTAGTGCTGCATGTTAAACTTACCAACTCGATGTGCACATTGACACCTGATGGTATATTCTGTTGAATGTACTCCAGCCAGATATCAGCCTGCTCTACTGGAAGCAATTTAATctacaaaacaaagcaaatcCTTATGCCGTGGTCACACTAGGATGCCAACTGAGTCTCGGTTAACTGAACCCAGGTTGGTCCTGGTTGACTTTTTGTGCAGTTACACAAGCTCTCTATACCTTAGTTCAGATGTCAACACAGAGCAAGGAAGGAAACTGATTATCATTCGAATACTTTGGCGGGATTTATTCTAGATTGTGTTCAACATGGAATGCTTGGaatgaatatatatataagttaCTGAGCATACATTGAACAACAATTTGTTTTCAAGTAACCAAATTTATGTTTGAAAACAGTTGAGGCCATGAACCATGGGTCGTAGGATGGTTTGCTGAAACTCTACTGCAGTAGAATTTCCTTTGTTCTAGATGACATCTACTGAGTAACTCACGGTTACACACATAAAATTTCAACCTCAATTAGCCAGTTACCAAACCTAGGTTGGTAGCACTAGTCTAACAACAGCATTAGCTTAAGTCTGTCTTTCCTATGTCATGTATGCAGGAATGTATGCTCAGAGGGACGAGGCCACAAGTTTCAAAAGTGTATGCTTGAGAGTGAGCAGCCTTTACGCAAGGATCACAATTTCACACATCACTGTGAAGACAGCACTCTTGgatcattgtttttttaatttatttcttttacaaTTCACAAACAAAAAGTGGCGTTATTTACGAGAAATGGACCCTTCAGCTACCCTGTTTGTCAGTATTATCATTACCTGCATCATCCGGCCATACTTCTTGAACTCGTACTGAACTCTATGTTTTTTGTAACTGTCTGGTAGATTTGCAAGGACCTGTTTGTAGGCTTCTGTTGGCAAGTTAAACCTAATGtgtataagaaaaaaaaattaaaaaaaattagctaACACATTTAGAAATGTAGAAATAAACTGTAAATAGTtagcaatgaaataaaagaGAAACGCTTTGTTGCCAGATGACAATGACTTAATGCACCCAAAATAAGCTAATTTGTGCCTCTGAAAAGTGATGTTTCGTTTGGGGCTTCCTGtggatttttaaaa encodes:
- the LOC5513017 gene encoding probable 28S ribosomal protein S10, mitochondrial isoform X2, which codes for MMTHPHSHNHHVASMTRCAVSPNSGAISRCLLGQRHYKKQRAGFATLADSEKGLPRKELEYSNILLKVEGQDAAVLDHYCQFVKSSGHVLGLKTTKQFNLPTEAYKQVLANLPDSYKKHRVQYEFKKYGRMMQIKLLPVEQADIWLEYIQQNIPSGVNVHIELKTWQDYVSPPDPRIEEQRRVEMLRKKGIFNKEKSE